In Halovivax gelatinilyticus, the following are encoded in one genomic region:
- a CDS encoding alpha/beta hydrolase family protein, which produces MTELPLEAYYDLTQLTDISISPSGDRVAFVTTEFEATEETTHSSLWVVPTDGSRDPHRLTQFGSASEPAWSPDGSRLAFLASRDEPIAQRVGWTDRGDDPETDSTDEEPSDAEAAGDDEPTQQVWLFDLERGGDAYQLTDREDGVASFDWEPDGTRLVVGARDPTDEEREYVERRREGGPIETTRLQHKLDGVGWTDDVTEYLFVVDVADGSIDRLDDAYGGGAFQDLTGLEPAWGPTGRIAFTSCRHENPDDTMKRDVYTIEPDGTDLRRLTDGEYNHGQPTWCDDGSLGFTRSDPENWYEPTEAVVYDGESTTSLTEDLDRTIARTATLNWVDEALYTLLADHSQTRLVRATVDEGVDWCFESRGSDRALLGLDVSDDGSTAALALSHPQDGHDVYVVDVDELESSRAIDRTADLPTDDPETLARLTDLNADLRRQCSMPDVRRVEWESDGWTIEGICYADPELDLESGDHPLVVAIHGGPLSYDEPIFSFAHAALTSRGYVVLRPNYRGGTSFGREFANELYGQWGTTEVADVVAGVEELIGRGWVDPDRVFGYGFSYGGISQGYLVTQTDIFAAAAPEHGIYDPFSCYGTGDSHNWFESEFGLPWEDADRYERVSAIRDVDSLTTPLLITAGGEDWRCPPSQSEQLYVAAKKQGVDAKLIVYPDEHHNIGDPDRAIHRLREILAWYEAYDPAVEDA; this is translated from the coding sequence ATGACCGAGCTGCCACTCGAGGCGTACTACGACCTGACTCAGCTCACCGACATCTCGATTTCTCCGTCCGGTGATCGCGTCGCGTTCGTGACGACCGAATTCGAGGCGACCGAAGAGACGACCCACTCGTCGCTGTGGGTGGTGCCGACGGACGGATCGCGCGACCCGCACCGACTCACGCAATTCGGGTCCGCCTCGGAACCGGCCTGGAGTCCGGACGGATCGCGACTGGCGTTTCTCGCGAGCAGGGACGAACCGATCGCCCAACGCGTCGGCTGGACGGACCGTGGGGACGATCCTGAGACGGATTCGACGGACGAGGAGCCTTCTGATGCCGAAGCGGCGGGGGACGACGAACCCACCCAGCAGGTCTGGCTCTTCGATCTGGAACGTGGCGGCGACGCCTATCAGCTCACCGATCGCGAGGACGGCGTCGCGTCGTTCGACTGGGAACCGGACGGTACGAGGCTCGTCGTCGGGGCCCGAGACCCGACCGACGAGGAACGCGAGTACGTAGAGCGACGCCGAGAGGGTGGGCCGATCGAGACGACGCGTCTACAACACAAACTCGACGGCGTCGGCTGGACGGACGACGTGACGGAGTACCTGTTCGTCGTCGACGTCGCCGACGGCTCGATCGACCGCCTCGACGACGCGTACGGAGGCGGTGCGTTCCAGGACCTGACCGGTCTCGAACCGGCGTGGGGGCCGACCGGTCGTATCGCGTTTACCTCGTGCCGTCACGAGAACCCCGACGACACGATGAAGCGAGACGTCTACACCATCGAGCCGGACGGGACGGACCTGCGACGTCTCACTGACGGCGAGTACAACCACGGACAACCGACCTGGTGCGATGACGGCTCGCTCGGGTTCACGCGCAGCGATCCGGAGAACTGGTACGAACCGACCGAGGCCGTCGTTTACGACGGCGAATCGACCACGTCGCTGACGGAAGATCTCGATCGGACTATCGCGCGCACGGCGACGCTCAACTGGGTCGACGAGGCGCTCTACACGTTACTTGCCGATCACTCACAAACGAGGCTCGTCCGGGCGACCGTCGACGAAGGAGTCGACTGGTGTTTCGAGTCCCGTGGAAGCGATCGGGCGCTGCTCGGACTCGACGTTTCCGACGATGGATCGACGGCGGCGCTCGCCCTCTCTCACCCGCAGGACGGTCACGACGTCTACGTCGTCGACGTCGACGAACTCGAATCGTCACGGGCGATCGATCGGACCGCGGACCTCCCGACGGACGACCCTGAGACGCTCGCCCGACTCACCGATCTCAACGCCGACCTCCGTCGGCAGTGTTCGATGCCCGACGTTCGACGAGTCGAATGGGAGTCCGATGGCTGGACGATCGAGGGGATCTGCTACGCCGATCCCGAACTCGACCTCGAGTCGGGTGACCACCCGCTCGTCGTCGCCATTCACGGTGGCCCGCTCTCGTACGACGAACCCATCTTCAGCTTCGCACACGCCGCGCTGACGAGTCGCGGGTACGTCGTCTTGCGGCCGAATTACCGGGGCGGGACCTCGTTCGGCCGAGAATTCGCGAACGAACTGTACGGACAGTGGGGGACGACCGAAGTGGCGGATGTCGTCGCCGGCGTGGAGGAACTAATCGGCCGGGGCTGGGTCGATCCGGACCGTGTCTTCGGATACGGGTTCTCCTACGGCGGGATCTCGCAGGGCTATCTCGTCACCCAGACCGATATCTTCGCCGCTGCCGCACCAGAGCACGGTATCTACGACCCGTTTTCGTGTTACGGAACGGGCGACAGCCACAACTGGTTCGAATCTGAGTTCGGACTGCCGTGGGAGGACGCCGACCGCTACGAGCGCGTTTCGGCCATCAGGGACGTCGACTCGTTGACGACCCCACTCTTGATTACTGCCGGCGGAGAGGACTGGCGGTGTCCGCCGAGTCAATCTGAGCAGCTCTACGTCGCGGCGAAAAAGCAAGGTGTCGATGCGAAACTGATCGTCTACCCGGACGAACATCACAACATCGGGGATCCGGATCGGGCGATTCACCGGCTTCGTGAAATTTTGGCCTGGTACGAAGCGTACGATCCCGCTGTCGAGGACGCGTAA
- the dph5 gene encoding diphthine synthase produces MLTFVGLGLYDETSITVEGRDVLCEADRVFAEFYTSELIGTTVEALEAHHDVEIEVRDRTGVEVDPDPILDAAETSDVVFLTAGDTMISTTHADLRLRARARGIETHIVHGITAQTAASGLTGLQNYRFGPSTTLPFPRAHGADGLPASVTNTIDDNRDRGLHTVVYLDIKAEEGEYMSADVGADLLAAAYPDLVAVVVARAGSPDPLVRGGRLDALANGSYGDPLHLLVVPGTCHLLEAEALESFADVDPEHLDVA; encoded by the coding sequence ATGCTCACGTTCGTCGGACTGGGACTCTACGACGAGACATCGATCACCGTCGAGGGTCGGGACGTGCTCTGCGAGGCCGATCGCGTCTTCGCCGAGTTCTACACCAGCGAGTTGATCGGAACGACCGTCGAGGCGCTCGAAGCTCACCACGACGTCGAGATCGAGGTTCGCGACCGCACGGGCGTCGAAGTGGACCCCGACCCCATCCTCGACGCGGCGGAAACCAGTGACGTCGTCTTCCTGACCGCCGGCGATACGATGATCTCGACGACGCACGCCGACCTTCGGCTCCGCGCCCGAGCCCGCGGAATCGAGACGCACATCGTCCACGGCATCACCGCCCAGACCGCGGCGAGCGGACTCACCGGACTGCAGAACTATCGATTCGGGCCGTCGACGACGCTCCCGTTCCCGCGGGCACACGGTGCCGACGGCTTGCCGGCGAGCGTCACGAATACGATCGACGACAACCGCGACCGCGGATTGCACACCGTCGTTTACCTCGACATCAAGGCCGAGGAGGGTGAGTACATGTCCGCGGACGTTGGTGCGGACCTCCTCGCCGCAGCGTATCCCGATCTCGTCGCGGTCGTCGTCGCGCGGGCCGGCTCGCCCGATCCGCTCGTCCGGGGCGGTCGACTCGACGCGCTCGCGAACGGATCGTACGGCGACCCGCTTCACCTTCTCGTCGTTCCCGGGACGTGTCACCTCCTCGAAGCCGAGGCGCTCGAATCGTTCGCCGACGTCGATCCGGAGCACCTCGACGTCGCCTGA
- a CDS encoding RidA family protein — MTTERQLVDSGTEWEDAVGYSRAVRAGDTVHVSGTTATDENGDVVGVGDPYERTWFALSLATDALEAAGASTTDVVRTRLYVTDVEDWEEIGAAHAEYFADVRPAATMVQVAQLIDPDHLVEVELEAIRTDE; from the coding sequence GTGACCACCGAGCGCCAACTGGTCGATAGTGGAACTGAGTGGGAAGACGCCGTCGGCTACTCGCGCGCCGTTCGAGCGGGCGATACCGTCCACGTATCGGGGACGACGGCGACCGACGAGAACGGCGACGTCGTCGGCGTTGGCGATCCGTACGAACGGACCTGGTTCGCACTGTCCCTTGCGACGGACGCCCTCGAAGCTGCGGGCGCTTCGACCACCGACGTCGTTAGAACACGTCTTTACGTCACCGACGTCGAGGACTGGGAGGAAATCGGGGCCGCGCACGCGGAGTACTTCGCCGATGTCCGCCCCGCTGCGACCATGGTTCAGGTCGCGCAGCTGATCGATCCCGATCACCTCGTCGAGGTCGAACTCGAGGCGATCCGAACGGACGAGTGA
- a CDS encoding aldo/keto reductase gives MEYTTLGETGLSVSRIGLGTMNFGYDGDGWKLDEAETREIIERAIDLGITFIDTANVYRDGESESVVGDVIADYDRDDLVIATKVYGSMDDDNPNARGLSRKAIEQELSNSLDRLGIEAIDLYQIHRWDYDTPIEETLRTLDDAVRRNRVRYIGASSMWAHQFADALHVSDRLGLERFVSMQNHYNPVYREEEREMLPLCATEGIGVIPWSPLARGYLTRPHDAFETTARGSEEANNRGDRHEIYRAGGGEEINRRIEELADDYGVTMAQLTIAWHLHRAPVTAPIVGVSSIEHLEEAVEAVDVSLSDSDLEYVEEPYEPVAISGHE, from the coding sequence ATGGAGTACACCACGCTCGGTGAGACCGGATTGTCTGTCAGTCGGATCGGACTCGGAACGATGAACTTCGGCTACGACGGCGACGGCTGGAAGTTAGACGAAGCAGAGACCCGAGAGATCATCGAGCGAGCGATCGACCTCGGCATCACGTTCATCGACACGGCGAACGTCTACCGCGACGGCGAGAGCGAGTCCGTCGTCGGCGACGTGATCGCCGACTACGACCGCGACGACCTCGTGATCGCGACTAAAGTCTACGGATCGATGGACGACGACAATCCCAACGCGCGCGGACTCTCTCGAAAGGCCATCGAGCAGGAGCTATCGAACTCGCTGGATCGACTGGGCATCGAGGCGATCGACCTCTACCAGATCCACCGCTGGGATTACGACACGCCGATCGAGGAGACGCTTCGCACGCTCGACGACGCGGTCAGACGAAATCGGGTGCGCTACATCGGCGCCTCGTCGATGTGGGCCCACCAGTTCGCCGACGCGCTCCACGTGAGCGACCGTCTCGGGCTGGAACGATTTGTCTCGATGCAGAACCACTACAACCCGGTCTATCGCGAAGAAGAGCGGGAGATGCTCCCGCTCTGTGCAACGGAAGGAATCGGCGTCATCCCCTGGAGCCCGCTGGCCAGGGGGTATCTGACCCGACCGCACGACGCGTTCGAGACGACTGCTCGCGGCAGCGAGGAGGCGAACAACCGCGGCGACAGACACGAAATCTACCGGGCCGGCGGCGGCGAGGAGATCAATCGCCGGATCGAGGAACTCGCCGACGACTACGGCGTGACGATGGCCCAACTCACGATCGCCTGGCACCTCCATCGGGCGCCCGTGACGGCCCCGATCGTCGGCGTTTCCAGTATCGAGCACCTGGAGGAAGCGGTCGAGGCGGTCGATGTTTCGCTGTCGGATTCGGACCTCGAGTACGTCGAAGAACCGTACGAACCCGTGGCGATATCCGGTCACGAGTGA
- a CDS encoding Rieske (2Fe-2S) protein yields the protein MADATRLTTVDTVTEAGSWLFTVRDAYGEPDEAILVPCDDDVEAWINRCPHEAQRLDVGRGAAIRDGEIICPRHGSTFDSCAGTCDNGEAEGTRLVPVDVTVEDDEIYLTDRAVTFDHEGGIEASEDDDDDVPSSTSHIGF from the coding sequence ATGGCAGACGCCACTCGACTGACGACTGTCGATACGGTCACCGAGGCCGGGTCGTGGCTGTTTACGGTTCGCGACGCCTACGGCGAACCGGACGAGGCGATCCTGGTACCCTGCGACGACGACGTCGAGGCGTGGATCAACCGGTGTCCGCACGAGGCCCAGCGACTCGACGTCGGCCGCGGCGCGGCGATCCGCGACGGCGAGATCATCTGTCCCAGACACGGCTCGACGTTCGACTCCTGTGCCGGGACGTGTGATAACGGCGAGGCGGAAGGCACGCGACTCGTCCCGGTGGACGTGACCGTCGAGGACGACGAGATTTACCTCACCGATCGGGCGGTCACGTTCGACCACGAGGGCGGAATCGAGGCGAGCGAAGACGACGATGACGACGTTCCCTCTTCGACGTCGCACATCGGGTTCTGA
- a CDS encoding class I SAM-dependent methyltransferase, whose translation MDVACVRVRREAGEETRRELARDDLVAEDYEITHEDGWLYIPVSDPAAIPDEFAVVDRAAPERETQTTPADLLGDEPSYERLGRAVIVDEDDPERACEIARAIVESDLPVDTVLNKRSKIKGETRVRDWEVLAGDGTDVVHREYGHEFALDLAEVYFSPRLATERHRIAEQIAPGERVFDMFAGVGPYAIPAAAREATVVAVDVNERAIEYLRENAERNDVGERVTAIDADVREVAAEYADWADRIVMNLPHSADAFLDAAVAIAGDDCVIHYYDIQHEDDPFGPGERAIRGAAEPAYDVTVETEHVVRSYAPHEYNVCLDVRLRRAPR comes from the coding sequence ATGGACGTTGCGTGCGTGAGAGTGCGGCGCGAAGCCGGCGAGGAGACCCGCCGGGAACTCGCTCGCGACGACCTCGTGGCCGAGGATTACGAGATCACCCACGAGGACGGGTGGTTGTACATCCCCGTCTCGGATCCGGCAGCGATTCCCGACGAGTTCGCGGTGGTCGACCGGGCGGCGCCCGAGCGCGAGACGCAGACGACGCCCGCCGACCTGCTCGGAGACGAGCCCTCCTACGAGCGGCTAGGCCGAGCGGTGATCGTCGACGAGGACGATCCCGAGCGCGCCTGCGAGATCGCCCGCGCGATCGTCGAGTCCGACCTGCCGGTCGACACCGTGTTGAACAAACGCTCGAAGATCAAAGGGGAAACGCGCGTTCGCGACTGGGAAGTGCTCGCCGGCGACGGCACTGACGTCGTTCACCGCGAGTACGGCCACGAGTTCGCGCTCGATTTGGCCGAGGTGTACTTCTCGCCGCGGCTGGCCACCGAGCGCCACCGGATCGCCGAACAGATCGCGCCGGGCGAACGCGTCTTCGACATGTTCGCCGGCGTCGGACCGTACGCGATTCCCGCCGCGGCGCGCGAGGCCACCGTCGTCGCCGTCGACGTCAACGAACGTGCGATCGAGTACCTTCGGGAAAACGCCGAACGCAACGATGTTGGCGAGCGAGTCACGGCGATCGACGCGGACGTCCGCGAGGTGGCCGCCGAGTACGCTGACTGGGCCGACCGGATCGTGATGAATCTTCCCCACAGCGCCGACGCGTTTCTCGACGCGGCCGTCGCCATCGCCGGCGACGACTGCGTGATCCATTACTACGATATCCAGCACGAAGACGACCCTTTCGGACCGGGAGAACGCGCTATCAGGGGCGCCGCAGAACCCGCCTACGACGTGACCGTCGAGACCGAGCACGTCGTCAGATCGTACGCCCCGCACGAGTACAACGTCTGTCTCGACGTCCGGCTCAGACGGGCGCCGCGGTGA
- a CDS encoding HalOD1 output domain-containing protein, protein MFADPDHSIAIDGSHTFPLSPDQTATQGVLSAISSASGRPLLPDDSNVALPPLYDAIDPEALDAIFEFRDGDRPDVTLSFEYGDCRVTVSSNEITIDGSE, encoded by the coding sequence ATGTTCGCAGACCCTGACCACTCCATTGCGATCGACGGTTCGCACACATTCCCGTTATCTCCCGACCAAACGGCGACTCAAGGTGTCCTGAGCGCTATCTCGTCCGCATCGGGGCGGCCACTGCTTCCCGACGATTCGAACGTTGCGCTCCCGCCGCTCTACGACGCGATCGATCCCGAAGCGCTCGACGCGATCTTCGAGTTTCGCGACGGCGACCGCCCCGACGTCACTCTCTCGTTCGAATACGGCGATTGTCGAGTTACGGTTAGCTCGAACGAGATAACGATCGACGGATCCGAATAA
- a CDS encoding helix-turn-helix domain-containing protein, whose protein sequence is MSLIAEYELENPILADARAGVPDVEYDVVDEFVSDDGTSIITAWATGSEPSLERFDESIQTDPTVSNACRLANVDGRRLYRVELASDAERGLTYPVAVELGITFLRISATGETVRYRARVPDRETLVRYRDVCEDRDLEFTLVGLYRDGAMDEADGALTSRQKEVLRVAFEAGYFAVPRRTTLSSLAESFDVSEQALSATLRRGTANLLAETIASDLEPTGSTSEA, encoded by the coding sequence ATGAGCCTCATCGCCGAGTACGAACTCGAAAACCCGATACTCGCCGACGCACGAGCCGGCGTTCCAGACGTCGAGTACGACGTCGTCGACGAGTTCGTCTCCGACGATGGAACGTCGATCATCACCGCCTGGGCTACCGGCTCCGAACCATCGCTCGAACGGTTCGACGAGTCCATTCAAACCGATCCGACGGTTTCGAACGCGTGTCGGCTGGCGAACGTCGACGGCCGTCGGCTGTACCGGGTCGAACTTGCCTCGGATGCAGAGCGCGGGTTGACCTACCCCGTCGCCGTCGAGCTAGGAATCACGTTCCTGCGGATCTCGGCGACCGGTGAGACGGTACGGTATCGCGCGCGTGTACCTGACCGCGAGACGTTAGTTCGGTACCGAGACGTCTGTGAGGACCGCGATCTCGAATTCACTCTCGTCGGACTGTATCGCGACGGCGCCATGGACGAGGCAGACGGGGCGCTCACGTCGCGCCAGAAGGAAGTGCTCCGGGTCGCCTTCGAGGCCGGATACTTCGCCGTTCCGCGCCGGACGACGCTTTCGTCGCTCGCCGAATCGTTCGACGTCTCCGAACAGGCGCTCTCGGCGACGCTGCGACGCGGCACCGCGAACCTGCTCGCGGAGACGATCGCCAGCGACCTCGAACCGACCGGATCGACGTCTGAAGCTTAA
- a CDS encoding energy-coupling factor transporter transmembrane component T family protein, with translation MLTYEPDETFAHRLDPRSKLCVQVGFAVAAIGHTSFVAHVGLTVLALATLAFAGISIGRTLVAYRYIFGFLSIGVVVSAVTLGSPWIDVDDGLTTASAGYRVGLILLVSAAYVRSTPVRDSQAAFQRIVPGAPGRFLGLGVSLVFRFLPVLQADLRTVQAAMAARLGSERPARDRAARVGAVGLSRAFSRADRLSVALQARCLSWNPTLPPLRFRPRDWPVCGLGVALALSLFV, from the coding sequence ATGCTCACCTACGAACCCGACGAAACGTTCGCACACCGCCTCGACCCGCGATCGAAGCTCTGCGTTCAGGTGGGATTTGCCGTCGCCGCGATCGGCCACACATCGTTCGTCGCACACGTCGGACTCACGGTTCTCGCACTCGCCACTCTCGCGTTCGCCGGGATCTCGATCGGCCGAACACTGGTCGCCTACCGGTACATCTTCGGCTTTCTCAGTATCGGGGTCGTCGTCTCTGCGGTTACGCTCGGCTCCCCCTGGATCGACGTCGACGACGGACTCACCACGGCGAGTGCGGGCTACCGGGTGGGATTGATCCTCCTCGTTAGCGCAGCTTACGTCCGCTCGACGCCCGTTCGCGATTCACAGGCGGCGTTTCAGCGAATCGTTCCCGGCGCACCCGGACGCTTCCTCGGACTCGGCGTGTCGCTCGTGTTCAGGTTCTTGCCCGTTCTGCAAGCCGATTTACGGACCGTTCAGGCAGCGATGGCCGCCCGACTCGGATCCGAACGGCCAGCGCGCGATCGGGCGGCGCGAGTCGGTGCCGTCGGCCTCTCGCGAGCGTTCAGCCGGGCCGACCGACTCTCCGTCGCCTTGCAGGCTCGGTGTCTGTCGTGGAACCCGACGCTTCCACCGCTTCGCTTTCGGCCCCGAGACTGGCCCGTCTGCGGTCTCGGCGTGGCGCTCGCCCTCTCGCTCTTTGTCTAA
- a CDS encoding energy-coupling factor ABC transporter ATP-binding protein: protein MIEFDDVSFAYGGANILHSVSLTIDDGEFVVLVGPNGSGKTTLLRHTNGLLEPADGRVRVDGTPVAADLVAARSAVGMVFQHPRDQFVAATVAADVAFGPENLGLERDVIDDRVERALEAVNMNGRGDERIDELSGGEQSRVAIAGALAMAPSHLVLDEPFSGLDDPARRSVREQLASLSASGTGVIVSTHDPAEVIDLADRVIAMADGHVAIDDEPDRAMAELAASEIGVRTGSER from the coding sequence ATGATCGAATTCGACGACGTCTCGTTCGCATACGGCGGGGCGAATATCCTCCACTCCGTATCGCTCACCATCGATGACGGCGAATTCGTCGTTCTCGTCGGCCCGAACGGAAGCGGAAAGACGACGCTATTGCGCCACACCAATGGGCTACTCGAACCCGCCGACGGACGCGTTCGAGTCGACGGAACGCCGGTCGCCGCCGATCTCGTCGCGGCCCGCTCGGCCGTCGGCATGGTCTTTCAACACCCACGCGACCAGTTCGTCGCCGCGACCGTCGCGGCCGACGTCGCGTTCGGCCCGGAGAACCTGGGACTCGAACGTGACGTCATCGACGATCGCGTCGAACGCGCTCTAGAAGCCGTGAACATGAACGGACGGGGTGACGAACGAATCGACGAACTCTCCGGTGGCGAGCAGTCGCGGGTGGCGATCGCCGGCGCGCTCGCGATGGCGCCGTCTCACCTCGTCCTCGACGAACCCTTCTCCGGGCTGGACGATCCCGCCCGCCGCTCGGTTCGCGAGCAACTCGCGTCGCTCTCGGCGTCTGGTACCGGCGTGATCGTCTCGACGCACGACCCGGCCGAGGTGATCGACCTCGCCGATCGCGTCATCGCCATGGCCGACGGACACGTCGCTATCGACGACGAACCCGACCGGGCGATGGCCGAACTCGCCGCGAGCGAGATCGGCGTTCGAACCGGATCGGAGAGATGA
- a CDS encoding biotin transporter BioY produces MSTDYERRSVSLVPGAVVKPFARAALLAALTGATALFSIPIPISPAPLTLQVLFVFLAGLYLGPIWGPTAMALYLAAGAAGAPVFAGGSAGFGALVGDTAGFLWSYPIAAFVIGAIVHGRAGIGRRGIDPEATGIDRPGFFERSQVRNPAEVGTVRLVVALVIATVIIYAMGATYGMWLLALSPTEALALYVAPFLIGELIKMVAAVAVVRSEIVDPT; encoded by the coding sequence ATGTCTACCGATTACGAGCGCCGATCCGTCTCGCTGGTCCCCGGCGCGGTCGTCAAGCCGTTCGCGAGGGCGGCGCTGCTGGCTGCGTTGACCGGGGCGACCGCGCTGTTTTCGATTCCGATACCGATCTCACCGGCACCGCTTACCTTACAGGTTCTCTTCGTCTTCCTGGCCGGGCTCTATCTGGGACCGATCTGGGGGCCGACGGCGATGGCGCTGTACCTGGCAGCGGGCGCCGCGGGTGCACCGGTTTTCGCCGGTGGAAGCGCCGGATTCGGTGCGCTCGTCGGAGATACGGCCGGCTTCCTCTGGTCGTATCCCATCGCCGCGTTCGTTATCGGTGCGATCGTTCACGGTCGGGCTGGGATCGGACGCCGTGGGATCGATCCGGAAGCGACGGGGATCGACCGCCCGGGCTTCTTCGAACGATCTCAGGTCCGTAACCCGGCGGAGGTCGGGACCGTCCGTCTCGTCGTCGCGCTCGTGATCGCGACCGTCATCATCTACGCGATGGGAGCGACGTACGGGATGTGGCTACTCGCCCTCTCGCCCACCGAGGCCCTCGCCCTCTACGTCGCCCCGTTTCTCATCGGTGAACTGATAAAAATGGTCGCCGCCGTCGCCGTCGTGCGAAGCGAGATCGTCGATCCAACCTGA
- a CDS encoding DUF7545 family protein produces MDEPVSTTTFSIESETGDGDDVTLPTGLVDLLAEGEQSPSETVGDIVLLSFASRAHHLVHHGDGADDELEAQEAQIMDLFEERFGVSYADATGHHH; encoded by the coding sequence ATGGATGAACCGGTATCCACGACGACGTTCAGCATCGAATCGGAAACGGGGGACGGAGACGACGTAACCCTGCCGACCGGGCTCGTTGACCTCCTCGCCGAAGGTGAGCAGTCGCCGTCGGAGACGGTCGGCGACATCGTCTTGCTCTCGTTCGCCAGTCGCGCACATCATCTCGTTCACCACGGCGACGGTGCCGACGACGAACTCGAAGCGCAGGAAGCACAGATAATGGACCTCTTCGAGGAACGGTTCGGCGTGAGCTACGCCGATGCGACCGGTCACCACCACTGA